A single Defluviitalea saccharophila DNA region contains:
- the hydF gene encoding [FeFe] hydrogenase H-cluster maturation GTPase HydF, giving the protein MSLNNTPRSNRLHIGIYGKRNSGKSSLVNAITGTETALVSDYAGTTTDPVYKAMEIYGIGPCVFIDTAGFDDEGEIGALRVKKTKEAVSRTDVALVVFDGSKDIEKEKEWIETLKKKGIPTVAVLNKSDLLNDIEDISNYIEKETGIEPIVVSAKEKSGIEQIRGAILRNLPEDYDAQSITGGIVKNGDLVLLVMPQDIQAPKGRLILPQVQTLRELLDKKCLVLSVTTDQLDRALESLAQPPDVIITDSQVFKTVYEKKPKESKLTSFSVLFAGYKGDIEYFTESVAAIENLTEDSRVLIAEACTHVPLSEDIGREQLPRLLRQKIGENLKIDIVSGPNFPGDVSSYDLIIHCGGCMFNRKYVLSRIEKAAEHNIPMTNYGIVIAYLSGILDKISIN; this is encoded by the coding sequence ATGAGTCTGAACAATACCCCCCGTTCGAATCGTCTGCATATAGGAATTTATGGAAAACGAAACAGTGGAAAGTCCTCTCTGGTAAATGCCATAACCGGCACTGAGACGGCATTGGTCTCCGACTATGCAGGAACTACCACTGACCCCGTATATAAGGCTATGGAAATATACGGCATAGGCCCCTGTGTCTTTATTGATACTGCCGGTTTCGACGATGAAGGAGAAATTGGAGCATTAAGAGTTAAAAAAACTAAGGAAGCTGTGAGTAGAACCGATGTTGCGTTAGTTGTTTTTGACGGCAGCAAAGACATAGAAAAAGAAAAAGAATGGATTGAGACGTTAAAAAAGAAAGGCATACCTACCGTTGCTGTACTTAATAAATCCGACTTACTCAATGATATTGAAGACATCAGTAACTATATAGAAAAAGAAACCGGCATAGAGCCCATTGTTGTAAGTGCAAAAGAAAAGTCCGGAATTGAGCAAATTCGCGGTGCTATTTTAAGAAACCTTCCGGAGGATTATGATGCTCAGTCCATAACCGGCGGAATCGTTAAAAACGGCGACCTTGTTCTCCTTGTAATGCCTCAGGATATTCAGGCACCTAAGGGCCGCCTCATTCTTCCTCAAGTTCAAACCCTAAGGGAACTTTTAGATAAAAAATGTCTGGTTCTAAGTGTAACCACTGACCAACTGGATCGGGCTTTAGAGTCATTAGCGCAGCCCCCTGATGTCATTATCACAGATTCCCAGGTATTTAAGACCGTTTATGAAAAGAAACCAAAGGAAAGCAAATTGACTTCTTTTTCCGTTCTTTTCGCAGGGTACAAGGGAGATATAGAGTATTTCACCGAAAGTGTTGCTGCCATTGAAAATCTAACGGAAGATTCCAGGGTGCTGATCGCAGAAGCTTGCACCCATGTGCCTCTTTCTGAAGATATTGGAAGAGAACAGCTCCCCAGACTCCTTCGTCAAAAGATTGGAGAAAATCTCAAAATCGATATTGTAAGCGGACCAAACTTTCCTGGGGATGTATCCTCTTATGATCTAATTATTCACTGCGGTGGATGTATGTTTAACCGCAAGTACGTTCTTTCACGAATTGAGAAAGCTGCTGAACACAATATTCCCATGACAAACTATGGAATTGTCATAGCTTATCTATCCGGAATACTTGATAAGATTAGTATTAATTAA